A stretch of DNA from Cloacibacillus sp.:
GTATACAGATAAAACTCAAAGGGCTGTCCGCACCGGACGGCCCTTTGTCGCATTCCTGCAATTCTTAAAAAATTTCGCCGCTATTTTATACATCCCCGCCGATAGTACGACGAAGAGACTGAGGCTATCCTTGAAGTTGGTAGTATCAAGCCTTTATAGTGTACATCGCTGATTTTCGATAAATTGACAAATTTGATTATTGCTCATAGACTAACGGAGTCGGTGAAGATATAACTTTGGAACTAACACGGTTGGTATCAGCTGTTTGCCGTACCGATTGGAAATGGAGATGACGCAGTGCGTCGTAAATGGGAACTTACGATCTGTTTTTGTGTTGTTTGTGCCATTGGCATCTTCGCCGCGCTTATCTCCTTAAAGTGGCCTATGAGGGAAAACATAGTCCATAACTACGATGAAAACAATATTCCCTCCATCGAGATCTCATTCTTCGGAAATAAATATGAACCAAAGAATGTTGAGGTGTTGGAGGAGATAATTACCGGTTTTATGCAGGAACGCCCCGACGTGAGCCTCTCGTATGAAAGCCTCAAAGGCGCCGCCTACTACGAAGCGTTGAGAAAAAGGGCGGAAGCCGGCAAAATCAATGACATCTATATGGTCGATCACGATACCTCCCTGGTTTTTACGCGGGAGGGGCTGTTGGCGGATCTCTCCTCCCTGAGCGCCGTCAATGATTTTTCCGACGATATGCTGAGCCAGATGCGCGATGCGGACGGGAAAATTTACTGGGTGCCGACCTCGGTCTCCGCTTTCGGCCTCTATTGCAACATAGATCTGCTGGAGGCTCATCACCAGCGCGTACCGCGCAATCTGCGGGAGTTTGAAGCGGTCTGCTCGTATTTTGTTGGGCAAGGTATCACTCCCATTATCGCCAATAACGATATATCGATTAAGACATTGGTGATCGCCAAAGGTTTTTATCCGCTCTACCGCGGCGGGAAACAGCGCGAGGCCTTTGCCCGCCTCAATCGCGGCGAAGAAAAGCTATGCGCTTACCTGCGTCCCGGGCTTGCTCTGGCGTGCAGATTCTGTGAGCGAGGTTATATCGACGCGTCTAAAGCGCTCAAGACGAAAAAGACCTCCCAGGATCTGCTGGAATACGCCAAGGGGGAGGCCCCTTTCATGCTGACGGGGGCCTGGGCCGCGGAAAGGTTTAAATCAATGGAGCCGGGGTTCTCTTTCACCATCGTGCCATACCCGGTCCTGGACGAGGGGGCTGTGCTTGTGATCAACCCCGACACGAGGCTCGGCGTAAACGCGCGCGGTAAAAACCGCGAGGCGGCGATGGCCTTCGTCGCGTATTTTCTGCAGCCTGACAACCTTCAAAAATTTGACGATAATCAATCATCTTTTTGTCCTCTAAAGAAGGGGCATCCCTCGTCTGTGCGGGAGATAGCGCCGTTGGTGGAGAGTTACCATACTGGTACCGCCGTGATCGGCTCCGACAGCCTGCTTGATTTCCCGATCTGGGAGACGATGACGGAGGCAAGTAAGCGCCTGCTGACAGGGGACGATCTGGAACAAATAATGACCTGGATGGATGCCGCCGTTCTGAAGGAGTGTGCGAAATGAAGCGGAAGAACGGTGTTTTAGTCCAGTGGGCGCTGGTTTTTGCGGTTATTCTGACCGTCTGTATGTACTTCTTTATTGATGAGGTTCACACCCAGCTGTGGCGGCATTCTATCGATACCGTGATGGAGAGTACCCGGCAGGGGGCCAATGCTTTAAGGATACAGCTTAATAAGGATTTTGACTCCATAACGTGGATCGCCGAGTCTATCAGATCGATACGCTTTTCCACCGCGGAGGAATTTGATACGGAGCTTGAACAGCGCTGGGGATTTGGCCCCGGCACCATGGTCTATATGGCGGACGGAAAGGTCTTTCCCCCGCGCGCCAAGCCTGATGAGTGCGTGCTCTCCGTTCTGTCTGCGAAAAATAGCCGCTTGGGAATTATCAATCCCCATATCAGCAGCGTCAGCGGACGGAATGTCTTTGACCTCTTTGTGAAGGTCACCCTCTCAGACGGTTCCAGCTGCCACATCGTAAAGGAGTACGGCGTAGACGAAACCTCCGAGCAGTTCACGCTCTCATTCTTCCACGGCAGCGGTTTTTCCTATCTCGTGGATAAAAAAGGCACGGTGCTGATACGCTCCTCCCATGTCAACAGCAATAAGACGATCAGAAATCTCTTCGACATCCTCAAGATGGATAAAAATTCTCCCGTCTTCGTCTCCAAATTTGAAAAATCCCTGCTTGACGCGCGGACGGGCTGGGCGATCTTCCGTTTGGGCGGCGAGCGGATGGTTTTCTGTTATACACCGCTTAAAGCGTTCTCCGACTGGTATCTGATCTCGATCATCCCGGAGCGTGTCATTACGGCGCAGAGTTCCCAGATACTTTTCAAAGCCATGTCGCTTCTCGCGGCGGTACTCTTAGCCATATTTGCCGTGGTCGCCATCTACCTGCGAGGCGCGCGCAGGAGCGCTCAGCAGATCGAGAGACAGTCGCAGTTTATCAGCCACATCTATAATTCAATACCGGAGGGCATCGCCATCATCACCGCGGAGGCTCCGTACCGTTTCGTTCAGCTGAACAGCGTGGGGCTGGCCCTTCTGGACCGCTCCGGCAATGGTGAAGATGGCCCCTCTGAATTTGGCGAAGCGGTGCATGAGGAAGACCGTAAAGCCACCGTCACCCTGCTTGGCGAGGCGGCCACCAATGGCGGGCGTCACACGCTGCTCTGCCGTTTTTACCGTACGGAGGGCGGCTGTTTCTGGTCATCCTGTATCGTGGAGCGGGCGGTGGATATGGATGGCAGTTCGGTGCTGATCGCTACCTTCAATGATGTAACCGAAGAAAAACTTGCGGAGGAGGAACGCGAGCGCGGGAAGATGATAGAGCGCCGCTCGCTGATCAGCGCCATCTCGATCGCCTATCCTGTTATTATCAGCCTCAATTTGAGCCGTGACGAGCTGAGTTTTATCTACAGCTCGCCTTCGCTTGGCCTTGAGCTGCCTGATGACGGCGGCTGCAGCGGGCTTTTTGAGGCCTGCAGCCTGGCTCTCCACCCTGATTACCGCGGCGAGTTCCGCGAACGTTTTGAGATCGGCCGTCTGCGGGAGCGTCTCGGCGGGAAGCAGGGAGAGGTGTTCATCGAGGCGCTCTTTATGCTGGACGACGGCGCCTACCATTGGCTATCCATACAGGTCATCAGGGTGGAGAATCCCTTCTCCAATGAATGTCTCGCGATCATGCTTGCCAGGGGCGTAGACAGGCAGAAACAGGATGAAGAGCGCAGCCGCCTCGCGCTGCAGACGGCGCTTGCGGCGGCCGAGGAGGCGAACCGCGCCAAGAGCCAGTTCCTATCAAGCATGTCGCACGATATCAGGACGCCGATGAACGCCATCATCGGAATGACGGCGATCGCGGAGGCGCATCTGGACGACCGTGAACGTGTGCGGGATTCGCTGCGGAAGATAGAACTTGCCAGTTCGCACCTGCTGAGTCTTATCAACGACGTGCTTGATATGTCGAAGATCGAGAGCGGCAAGCTGACGCTTAGGGACGATCCCTTCAACATCGCCGAGCTGTTCTCGAATGTTGCGGAGATAGCGGCGCTGCAGGCCGATAGATACGGGCTCTCCTTCAAAGTGAGGCTCCTTCCCCTGAAAAACGAGGAGGTGCGCGGGGACCCTCTGCGGCTGCGTCAGGCGCTGCTGAATGTCGTAAGCAACGCGGTAAAATATACCCCCGCGGGCGGCCGCATCGATCTTGAACTTTGTCAGGAAAGATCACTGCGCGACGGGTGGGGCTGCTATCTCTTCCGCTGCGCGGATACCGGCGTCGGAATGGATGATGATACGCTGAGCCGTCTATTCCTGCGCTTTGAGCGGGGCAGCGACATTGGTACGAGCAAAATAACCGGCACCGGGCTGGGGATGGCGATAACCAAGAATATCGTCGATATGATGGGCGGTACGATCGAGGTCCACAGCGCGCCTGGCGAGGGCTCGGAATTCAATGTCCGCATTTACCTGAGACTGCCTGAAAAAGAGGGGACGGAACTTTATAGCTGGTGGCGCGGGAAGCGCGCGCTTATCATCGAGGCGGAGGAGTTTGACTCCGAGGCGGCGGCTGTGCTGCTCAAAGGTACGGGCTGTGAAACGGAGAGCGTTCATTCGACAGAGGAGGCGGTGAAACGCCTGGCCTCCCGCGAAGAGTTTTCTTTCGTCATCACAGGCGGCAGGGAGGACGAAGATGTCCTGTCCTCCGCCATGAGGGCGGGAGACGTGGTACCGGTTATTGTGGTATGCAGCCGCAGCGCGGATGAGGACAGGATAATCCTCAGGAATGGAAGGGCGGCGGCGTTTGTGACGGAGCCTCTGTACCTTTCGAAGCTTCGCCGCGCGCTGGAGGAGCTGAATCAGGAGACCGCCTCTTCCGCGCTGGACGAGGGCGAAATGTTTTGCGGCAGGAATCTGCTGCTGGTGGAGGACAACGAATTAAATCTGGAGATCGCCAGAGAGCTGCTCAGTATGACCGGCGTTAAAATCGAAGAGGCCCGAAACGGCGAAGAGGCTCTGCGTAAGGTGGCCGCCGCCGCTCCCTATTACTACAGCCTTGTACTGATGGATATACAGATGCCGGTGATGAACGGCTATGAGGCGGCGAAAAGGATACGCGGAATGGAGGCCCGTCCGGATCTGGCGCGGCTTCCCATCATCGCGATGACCGCGAACGCCTTCGCGGAGGACGTGGAAGATGCTTTTCGCGCGGGTATGAACGGCCATATATCCAAGCCTATCGACGTCCAAACTCTTTATGATACGTTAAAAAAGTGGCTGTAAAGCGGCGCGTGTGCGCCGCCTGTGGTCAGAAATTTATTCTCCCGCTTTCGTGACGAGCGATTTGAAGATGTCGGCCTGCACGCGGTCCTCTTCCGCGAGGCATTCGGGATGCCACTGCACGCCGATGGCGTATTTATAGGCGGGGGCCCAGATCGCCTCGATGATGCCGTCCTCCGTACGCGCCGCGGCCTCCGCCTCTTTCGCCAGGCGGCCGACGGCCTGATGGTGCATGGAATTTACCATCATCATATCGCCGCGGTGGTTGGGAAAGAGCCAGGGGGCCGATATTTTCACCTCGTGCACATAGCCTTTCATGACATCGGAGCGGCGGTGGAGGGTCCAGCTCTTGTTGACGTCAGGCAGATTTTGTATGAGCGAACCGCCGAGGACGACGTTCAGAAGCTGGCAGCCGCGGCAGATTCCCAGCAGCGGCCTGTTCTTTTCGAGTGCCTCGCGGCAGAGGCCGACTTCAAAGTGATCGCGGTCGAGGTCGGGCGCGATCGTCCCTTTGTCCTCTTCGCCGTAAAAGGCGGGGGCGATGTCGCTGCCGCCCGCGAAGACGAAGCCGTCGAGCTTCGAGACGAGGGCCTTTATCTCGTGTGGTTCGCGCGTCGCGGTGAGCGGCAGCGGTACGCCGCCCGCGGCGCGCACGCAGGAGATTATCTTTTCTGTAAGCATGGAGAGGAGCCAGAAATAATTGAGCGCCTCTTTGTCCATCCCGGCGAGTTCAACCTCCGCGTAAGCATGTCTGAATGGCGACGTCGGTATCCCGATAAGCGGTCTCATAGATTATTTCAAGGCTCCTTTCATCTGTTTGGTCAAATATAAACGTATATTCCGCCGGTCAGAGGCGCGGCGTGTATGCGGCTATTATCTGGGGCGCATGTTGCGGCCGATGCAGTAATATTCAAAGCCGAGCGCGCGCATTTTTTCCGGGTCGCAGATGTTGCGTCCGTCGAAGACGATTTTGCGCTTCATCAGACCGCCAAGTTTTTCCCAGTCGGCCTCTTTGAACTGCGGCCACTCGGTGACGATCACGGCGCAGTCCGCGCCGGCGAGCAGAGATTCGATGTCCACGGCATACTGAACGTTATCCGGCAGCAGCCTATGCGCCTCATCCATCGCGATAGGGTCGTAGGCGCGGACGGAGGCGCCGCAGTTGAGCAGGCCGCGGATGAGCATGATGGAGGGAGCTTCGCGCATGTCGTTCGTCTGCGGTTTGAAGGCGAGCCCCATGATCGCCGCCTCTATCTCTTCCATGTCCTCGCCGAAGCGTTCGCGCATCATGATCTGAAGCTGCTCCTTCTGCTTGCGGTTCACCTTGCTGACGGCGGAGGCGATCGTCATGTCCAGTCCCTGCCCCTCGCCGATATAGCAGAGCGCCTGGACGTCCTTCGGAAAGCAGGAGCCGCCGTAGCCGCAGCCCGCGTTGAGGAAGTATTCTCCGATGCGGCGGTCCGAGGCCATCCCTTTTTTGACGGAGAGGACGTCGGCCCCTACCTTGTCGCAGAGCTGCGCGATTTCGTTCATGAAGCTGATGCGCGTTGCGAGCATGTGTTCGCCGCGTATTTGGTGATTTCGGCGGAGGCCGGGTCCATAAAGAGTATCTTTTCTTCGCTCACAAATGGACTGTAGAGCTCGCGCATCACCGCGCGCGCCTCGTCGGAGGCGGCGCCAACCACGACGCGGTCGGGGTGCAGGCAGTCTTCGATCGCCATGCCCTCTTTGAGAAACTCGGGGTTTGAGAGTATCTCCAGGTTGATTTTTTCCATGCCGCGCTCGCGCAGATGGTTTTTGATGCGTTTGCAGAGCAGGGTGCCGGTGCCGACGGGAACCGTGGATTTGACGACGATGTAGCAGGAGTGCGAAAGCTCCGAGCCGATGTCGTCGATCGCGGCCAGCACCTGGGCGAGATCAGCCCTCCCGTCGTCCGCCGGCGGGGTGCCGACGGCGATGAAGCAGAGCTGCGTGCCCTCAAGGCCGTCCCTGATCTTGGTGGAGAAGGATAGGCGTCCCTCGCGTTGGTTTCTTTCGATGAGCTCGTCAAGCCCCGGCTCATATATCGGGCTGATCCCCTTTTTGAGTTTGCCTATGCGTTCATCGTCGATATCGATACAGCATACGGTATGGCCCTTTTCCGCGAAGCAGGTGCCGGTGACGAGTCCGACGTAGCCTGTTCCAACAACACAAATTTTCATCTATTTATTTCTCCTCTTAACTCTTGATTGCGAGCATGGTTATCCCCGCGAGAATGAAGGCCATGCCTCCGATCCGCAGGAGCGTGATCTTTTCATGAAAGATAAAAAAGCCGATCGCGAGCAGCAGCAGGTAGACGATGCCGGACATCAGCGGGTAGGCGAGCGTCAGTTCGGCGCGCGAGAGGGCCGCCGCCATAAAGAAGAAG
This window harbors:
- a CDS encoding extracellular solute-binding protein; translation: MRENIVHNYDENNIPSIEISFFGNKYEPKNVEVLEEIITGFMQERPDVSLSYESLKGAAYYEALRKRAEAGKINDIYMVDHDTSLVFTREGLLADLSSLSAVNDFSDDMLSQMRDADGKIYWVPTSVSAFGLYCNIDLLEAHHQRVPRNLREFEAVCSYFVGQGITPIIANNDISIKTLVIAKGFYPLYRGGKQREAFARLNRGEEKLCAYLRPGLALACRFCERGYIDASKALKTKKTSQDLLEYAKGEAPFMLTGAWAAERFKSMEPGFSFTIVPYPVLDEGAVLVINPDTRLGVNARGKNREAAMAFVAYFLQPDNLQKFDDNQSSFCPLKKGHPSSVREIAPLVESYHTGTAVIGSDSLLDFPIWETMTEASKRLLTGDDLEQIMTWMDAAVLKECAK
- a CDS encoding response regulator → MKRKNGVLVQWALVFAVILTVCMYFFIDEVHTQLWRHSIDTVMESTRQGANALRIQLNKDFDSITWIAESIRSIRFSTAEEFDTELEQRWGFGPGTMVYMADGKVFPPRAKPDECVLSVLSAKNSRLGIINPHISSVSGRNVFDLFVKVTLSDGSSCHIVKEYGVDETSEQFTLSFFHGSGFSYLVDKKGTVLIRSSHVNSNKTIRNLFDILKMDKNSPVFVSKFEKSLLDARTGWAIFRLGGERMVFCYTPLKAFSDWYLISIIPERVITAQSSQILFKAMSLLAAVLLAIFAVVAIYLRGARRSAQQIERQSQFISHIYNSIPEGIAIITAEAPYRFVQLNSVGLALLDRSGNGEDGPSEFGEAVHEEDRKATVTLLGEAATNGGRHTLLCRFYRTEGGCFWSSCIVERAVDMDGSSVLIATFNDVTEEKLAEEERERGKMIERRSLISAISIAYPVIISLNLSRDELSFIYSSPSLGLELPDDGGCSGLFEACSLALHPDYRGEFRERFEIGRLRERLGGKQGEVFIEALFMLDDGAYHWLSIQVIRVENPFSNECLAIMLARGVDRQKQDEERSRLALQTALAAAEEANRAKSQFLSSMSHDIRTPMNAIIGMTAIAEAHLDDRERVRDSLRKIELASSHLLSLINDVLDMSKIESGKLTLRDDPFNIAELFSNVAEIAALQADRYGLSFKVRLLPLKNEEVRGDPLRLRQALLNVVSNAVKYTPAGGRIDLELCQERSLRDGWGCYLFRCADTGVGMDDDTLSRLFLRFERGSDIGTSKITGTGLGMAITKNIVDMMGGTIEVHSAPGEGSEFNVRIYLRLPEKEGTELYSWWRGKRALIIEAEEFDSEAAAVLLKGTGCETESVHSTEEAVKRLASREEFSFVITGGREDEDVLSSAMRAGDVVPVIVVCSRSADEDRIILRNGRAAAFVTEPLYLSKLRRALEELNQETASSALDEGEMFCGRNLLLVEDNELNLEIARELLSMTGVKIEEARNGEEALRKVAAAAPYYYSLVLMDIQMPVMNGYEAAKRIRGMEARPDLARLPIIAMTANAFAEDVEDAFRAGMNGHISKPIDVQTLYDTLKKWL
- a CDS encoding gamma-glutamyl-gamma-aminobutyrate hydrolase family protein (Members of this family of hydrolases with an active site Cys residue belong to MEROPS family C26.); its protein translation is MRPLIGIPTSPFRHAYAEVELAGMDKEALNYFWLLSMLTEKIISCVRAAGGVPLPLTATREPHEIKALVSKLDGFVFAGGSDIAPAFYGEEDKGTIAPDLDRDHFEVGLCREALEKNRPLLGICRGCQLLNVVLGGSLIQNLPDVNKSWTLHRRSDVMKGYVHEVKISAPWLFPNHRGDMMMVNSMHHQAVGRLAKEAEAAARTEDGIIEAIWAPAYKYAIGVQWHPECLAEEDRVQADIFKSLVTKAGE
- a CDS encoding SMR family transporter — its product is MLDKITLTLILASVATNALGSTVMKHAYGGDSDMVSSGLIGAFLKIALNPWIVLGLGLFGVSFFFMAAALSRAELTLAYPLMSGIVYLLLLAIGFFIFHEKITLLRIGGMAFILAGITMLAIKS